In Hyalangium ruber, the DNA window CCTTCGACGTGTCGATCATCGAGATCCGCGACCGCGTCTTCGAGGTGAAGGCCACCGGCGGCGACATCTTCCTGGGCGGCATCGACTTCGACAACGCCATCATCCACCACGTGCTCCGGGACTTCGCCTCGAAGACGGGCATCGATCTGGCCACGGACCCGGTGGCCATGCAGCGCATCAAGGACCTCGCCGAGCGCACGAAGATCGATCTCTCCGCGCGCGAGGAGGTGCCCTTCAACATCCCCTTCATCACGATGACCTCGCAGGGCCAGCCCCTGAACATCGAGATGAGGTTCACGCGCAAGATGCTGGAGCAGCTCACCAACCAGCTCGTGGACAAGACGCTGCAGATCGTCGCGCGGGTGCTGGTGGACGCGGGGCTGTCCACCAAGGAGATCGACCAGGTGATGCTGGTGGGTGGGCAGACGCGCATGCCCATCGTCCAGGACCGGCTCACGAAGTTCTTCGGCAAGCCCCCGAGCAAGGGCGTCCACCCGGACGAGGCGGTGGCGATCGGCGCGGCGCTCTACGCGCACTCGCTGCAGGACGACACCAACCTGCGCATCCAGCTGCTGGACGTGATTCCCATGGCCATCGGCCTGGAGAAGGCGGGCGGCGCGTTCCACACGGTGTTCCCGCGCAACGCGCCCATCCCCAACGCCAAGCAGCTCGTGGCGACGACGAGCATCGACAACCAGACCGAGCTGGCGATGCGCATCTTCCAGGGCGACCACGAGATGGTGGCCCAGAACGACATGCTCGGTGAGTTCACCTTCTCGGGCATCCGCCCGGACAGGGCGGGCAAGGTGCAGGTGGAGATCACCTTCGACGTGAACGTGGAAGGCATCCTCACCATGCGCGCGCGCGATCCGGCCACGGGCCGCGAGATGCGGACCACGGTCCGCGTCACCCAGAGCTGACCCCCGGAAACACGAAGGCCCCTCTCCGAAAGGAAAGGGGCCCGGGGTGCCGCGCCTCCGAGTGGAGTGCTAGGCGGTCTTCTTCTCCATCTTCTCCATGACGATCTGCGGGGGCTCGCGCTTGGTGATCACGGTCTCCGTGATCTTGCACTCCTTCACGCCCTCGCGGAACGGCACGTCGTACATGATGTCCAGCATCGCGTCCTCCATGA includes these proteins:
- a CDS encoding Hsp70 family protein, with the protein product MQKKEPIIGIDLGTTNSCAAFVEDSGNVKLIPYKGGDYTIPSIFAIDDKGNELIGFEAKRQWQLNPRNTIYGAKRLVGRTYKSDIVDAMKKVVAYQMRPGKKQDVVLDVGKKEFSLQEVSAKLLNKIRDVASNFMKMPIKRAVVTVPAYFNDRQRQSVKDAGKLIDLEVVRIINEPTAAALAYGVGKGLKEKVVIYDLGGGTFDVSIIEIRDRVFEVKATGGDIFLGGIDFDNAIIHHVLRDFASKTGIDLATDPVAMQRIKDLAERTKIDLSAREEVPFNIPFITMTSQGQPLNIEMRFTRKMLEQLTNQLVDKTLQIVARVLVDAGLSTKEIDQVMLVGGQTRMPIVQDRLTKFFGKPPSKGVHPDEAVAIGAALYAHSLQDDTNLRIQLLDVIPMAIGLEKAGGAFHTVFPRNAPIPNAKQLVATTSIDNQTELAMRIFQGDHEMVAQNDMLGEFTFSGIRPDRAGKVQVEITFDVNVEGILTMRARDPATGREMRTTVRVTQS